The Rhodanobacter sp. LX-99 genome segment GCCCGGGCCGGTGCGCCAGCAGTGCCGTGCGCAATACTCGCGAGAACGCGTTGGGATCGGGCGGCGTCGGCGGCAGCATCACGTACTGCCGGCGGCCCAGCCAGAACACCACGGTGGCGATGAACATCAGGCCGCCGGGAATGCCGAACGCCACCGCCGCGCCGAAGTGATGCAGGAACAGCGGCATCAGCAGCGAGGCGAAGAACGAGCCGAAGTTGATGATCCAGTAGAACGCGTCGAACACCACTTTCGCCAGGTGCTTGTTCGACCGGTCGAACTGGTCGCCCATGAACGACGCCACCAGCGGCTTGATGCCGCCCGCGCCCAGCGCGATCAGGCCCAGGCCGGTGAAGAAGCCAAGGCGGTTGTTCTCGAAGAACGCCAGGCAGGCGTGGCCGAGGCAGTACACCAGGCTCATCCACAGCACGGTGTTGTACTTGCCGAAGAAACGGTCGGCCAGCCAGCCGCCGAGCAGCGGGAAGAAGTACACGCCGATCACGAAGGTGTGGAACACGTCCTTCGCCGCCAGCGTGCGTTGCCCCTCGGGCATGTACAGCAGCAAGGTGGTGATCAGGAACGGGGTGAGGATGTTGCGCATCCCGTAGAACGAGAAGCGCTCGCAGCCTTCGTTGCCGATGATGTAGGCAATCTGCCGCGGCAGGCGCCCGCCGGCGTGGTCGGGGGTGGTGCTCATCCATACTCCTAAGGATCGGGTGGGCGGCGCGCAGCGCCGTATCCACGGGTCCGCCGGAGTGTGCGCAATTTCCTGCGATCACGAAACCCTGCGGGCAACGTCTCTCACGTAGCCCGTCGCCCCGCCCTGTTAAGCTCGCGGCGCATCCACCGCCAGCCCATCCGCATGCGCCAACTCAAGCCTCTGATCCTGCTGGCATTCATCGTCCTTGCGGTGACGCTGTGGAACCGCCATGCCGGCACGCCGCAGATCGCCACCGGCCCGGCTGCCAGCGCGGACAGCAGCGCATCGCCCCGCGCGCCGGACCGCCCCGCCGGCACCGACGTACCCGCATTCCTGCCGGCGGAGGCACACGCCACGCTGGATCGGATCGCTCGCGGCGGCCCGTTCGAACACAGCCAGGACGGTAGCGTGTTCGGCAACTACGAGGGCCTGCTGCCGCAGCAGCCGCGCGGCTACTACCACGAATACACGGTGGAAACGCCCGGCGCGCGCAACCGCGGCGCGCGGCGCATCATCACCGGCGGCACGCCGCCGGTAGCCTGGTACTACACCGACGATCATTACCGCAGCTTCCGCCGTTTCGAGGTGGACCGATGAGTCCGCACGGTTTCGACCTGGACCTGACCAAGCCCACCCAGAGCGGGGTGTACTTCGTCGGCGTCAACGATCTCGACCGGCTCGCGCGCGCCGCCGCCCGCGACGAGCTGTGCGTCTGCCGCACCGACCTCGCCGGCTGCCACGACAAGGGCGAACTGCTGCGCCGGCTCGCCGTGTCGCTGCAGCTGCCGGCCACGTTCGGCCACAACTGGGACGCCCTGGCCGACTGCCTGCGCGATCTCGGCTGGATGCCGGCCTGGGGCTACGTGCTGCTGTTCGAGCACGCCGACGAACTGCGCCAGTCCGCCGCAGCGGACTACGACATCCTGCTCGGCATCCTCGATGACGCGGCCACCTTCGGCAGCGACCACGACATGCCGTGGTTCGCGTTCCTGGCGCTGCCCGACAGCGCGTTCGACGACCATCATCCGTCCGCCTGAAAGCGGGCCGCTCCCTTCACCGTGGAAAACCATGCAAACCATCGACTTTGAACTGGAAGGCGACTACGTCGAGCTCAACCTGCTGCTGAAGCTGGTCGGCCTGTGCGACAGCGGCGGCGCCGGCAAGGCGATCGTGGCCAGCGGCGCGGTGCGTGTCGACGGCGCGATGGAGCTGCGCAAGACCTGCAAGATCCACGCGGGCCAGGTGGTCGGCATCGACGACGTGGAGATCCGCGTGCTGGCCGATCCGCATTCCTAACCCGGCAGGCTGTCCAGCCGCCGATCGAGGTCGGCGTGCACGGGCAGGCGCAACAGGAATTCATCCTCCAGCACGCGCCGTATCGCAGCGCTGTCGCGCAAGCTGTGCCGCTCGGGTTCGCGACCGAGCCGACGCACGGTGTACTCATGGTTGAGCAGGCTCATGCGCCGGTCGGCGGTGGTGCGCGCTGCGATCAGGTTGCTCGGGAAGCGCGACGCCGGATGCGTGGATACGTAGTGGTTGGCCACCACGTAATCGACCAACTGGCTGGGCCGCAGGTCGAAGCGGTACAGCGACAGCCATTGCCCGCGCACCAGCGACTGCATGCGCCAGTCGCCGTCGCGCACGACCAGCCGGAACGGCTCGTGGCCGGTCGGTTGTTCGACGTCGGCCTGCAGCCGCAACGCCCCGGTCAGCACCTGGCCGCCGAAACCGACATCCGTCAACCAACTGCCGCCGTCCAGTTCGACGCGCAGCAGCATGTGCGTCTGCGCGGTGACGGCATCTTCCGGGTGCTGCCACAGCACGCGCGCGATCAGCCCCGACACCTCGAATCCGATCGCCCGCAACACCGCGGCGAACAGCAGGTTCTGCTCGAAGCAGTAGCCGCCGCGGCCGTCGTGCACGAGTTTTCGCTCCAGTGCCGGCGTATCCAGTTCGACCGGCAGGCCGAGCAGCGGGTTGAGGTTCTCGAACGGGATCGCGGCCACATGCGCCACCGCCAGGCCGCGCAAGGTGGCCTCGTCGGCGGCAACGCCGCCGTGCCAGCCGATGCGCCGCAGATAGGCGTCCAGATCGATGGAACCGTGCATCCCGTACCCCATGAAGACCGACCGCCGGTGATGGTACCCGGCCGGCCGACGCGGTAAAGGTAACCGATGGCCCATGCTCGACGAAGAACAGGTACGGGCCACCTTATGGCCATTCCGGCGAGGCGCAACATGATCCGTCGCAGCCCACTCCATGTCATCCCGCTGGCCGCCCTGCTGATGCTGGCCGTGAGCGCGTGCCAGCCGGTGTCCGCCGCCAGCGGCGCGCTCCCGGCGCCGACCGTCGATGCGCCGAAAACCACCGCCCGCGGCGAACAGGTCGCGGTGCTGGCCGGCGGCTGCTTCTGGGGCATCGAGGCGGTGTTCGAGCACGTCAAGGGCGTGCACCAGGTGATCGCCGGCTACTCCGGCGGCGACGCCGCCACTGCCCACTACGACGAGGTCAGCGAGGGCGACACCGGCCACGCCGAATCGGTGCAGGTGCACTACGACCCGGCCGAGGTCAGCTACGGCACCTTGCTGCAGGTGTTCTTCTCGGTTGCGCTCGATCCGACCGAGCTGAACCGGCAGGGCCCGGATGTCGGCAGCCAGTACCGCTCGGCGATCTTCTACGGCAACGCCGAGCAGAAGCGGATCGCCAGCAGCTACATCGCGCAACTGACCGCGGCCAAATCCTTCCCGGCACCGATCGTGACCCAGGTGGTGCCGCTGAAGGCGTTCTACCCGGCCGAGGCGTACCACCAGAACTATTTCCGCCTGCACCCGAACAACCCGTACATCGTCTACAACGACGCGCCGAAGGTGGCGCGGCTGAAGCGGCTGTTCCCGGCGCTGTACCAGCCGGACCGGCAGGTCGTGGAAGTTCAGCTGCACTGACTGGCGCGAGGCGGCACGCCTCCCATCTTGCGTGAAGCGGCACGGCCCCCATCTCGGGAGTTCCGCGCAAACGGCGCCCACGGCCTGACGACTTCCCCACGTGCCGCCCCACCATTCCACCGAACCCGCCGAATCGACCGAACTCACGCGCAGTTTCCTGGGCGTGTTCCGCTACAGCGGGCGCGCGCTGGAGCTGGTGTGGAGCACCAGTCGGCCGCTGACCATCGCATTGGCGCTGCTGACCCTGGTCGCCGGCCTGCTGCCGGCCGGCGTGGCCTACGTCGGTGCGCACATCGTCGACGCGGTGGTCAACGCCAGCCGGTCATGGACCGCCAGCGGCCATGCCTCGCTGCGGCCGGTATTCGAATGGGTGGCGCTGGAAGGCGTGCTGGTGGCGGCGCTGGCCGGCGCGCAGCGCGGACTGTCGATGTGCCAGTCGCTGCTGCGCGCGCAACTGGGGCAGCGCGTCAACGTGATGATCCTGGAGAAGGCGCTGACCCTGCAGCTGGCGCACTTCGAGGATTCGGAGTTCTACGACAAGCTTACCCGCGCCCGCCGCGAGGCGTCGAGCCGGCCGCTGTCACTGGTGACGCGCACGTTCGGGCTGGGCCAGAACGCGATCTCGCTGCTCAGCTACGGCAGCCTGCTGTTCCAGTTCTCGCCGTGGGCGGTGCTGCTGCTGCTGCTGGCCGGGCTGCCGTCGTTCTTTGCCGAGACGAAGTTCTCCGGCGACGCGTTCCGGCTGTTCCGCTGGCGCTCGCCGGAAACGCGCATGCAGCTGTACCTGGAAACCGTGCTGGCGCGCGAGGACCACGCCAAGGAAGTGAAGTTGTTCGGCCTCGGCCCGCTGCTGCTGGGCCGCTACCGCGACATCTTCGACAAGCTCTACAGCGACGACCGCGACCTCACCGTGCGCCGCGAGAGCTGGGGCTTCGGGCTGGGCCTGCTCGGCACGCTCACGCTGTACGGCGCGTACGCGTGGATCGCCGCCAGCACCGTGGTCGCGCGCATTACGCTGGGCCAGATGACGATGTACCTGATGCTGTTCCGCCAGGGCCAGTCGGCGGTGTCGGCGATGTTGTCGGCGATCGGCGGCATGTACGAGGACAACCTGTACCTGTCCACCCTGTACGAATACCTGGAAACCCCGGTGCCGCCTTCGTTGGGCGTCGCGCAACGCGGCGCGAAGCCCGACGACGGCATCCGCTTCGAGCACGTCGGCTTCACCTACCCCGGCGCCGGCGAACCGACGCTGCACGACATCAACCTGCACATCCGCCCCGGCGAATCGCTGGCCCTGGTCGGACAGAACGGTTCGGGCAAGACCACCCTGATCAAGCTGCTGACGCGACTGTATGCGCCTGACAGCGGCCGCATCCTGCTCGACGGCACCGACCTGCGCGACTGGGACGAAAGCACCCTGTTGCAACGCATCGGCGTGATCTTCCAGGACTTCGCGCGCTACCAGATGCGCGTGGGCGAGAACGTGGGCGCCGGCGACGTCAGCCACTTCGAGGACGAAGCGCGCTGGCGCGAGGCCAGCGACAAGGGCATGGCCAGCGACTTCATCGACAGCCTGCCGGCTGGCTTCGAGACCCAGCTCGGCAAGTGGTTCCGCGACGGCCGCGAGCTGTCCGGCGGGCAATGGCAGAAGATCGCGCTGGCGCGCGCCTTCATGCGTTCGCGTGCCGACATCCTGGTGCTGGACGAACCCACCGCGGCGATGGACGCCGCCGCCGAGGCGACCATCTTCGAGCACTTCCGCGAACTGGCCGGCAACCGTATCGCCATCCTGATCTCGCACCGCTTCTCCACCGTGCGCATGGCCGACCAGATCATCGTGATCCAGGACGGCCGCACCGTGGAACACGGCAGCCACGAACAGCTGATGGCGCTGGGCGGCCACTATGCCCACCTGTTCTCGCTGCAGGCGCAAGGCTATCGCTGATCCGCCCTGGCCGGCTTGACCCTGCCCGCCCGCGCGCCCCATGCTTTGTCGTCTTTACCGGATCGAAACACACGCATGAGCAGTCGCTACAACGCCGCCGACATCGAAGTCCTCTCCGGCCTGGATCCGGTCAAACGCCGCCCCGGCATGTATACCGACACCACCCGCCCGAACCATCTGGTGCAGGAGGTGGTGGACAACTCGGTGGACGAGGCGCTGGCCGGCCACGCGAAGACCATCGAAGTGGTGCTGCACGACGACGGTTCGGTGGAAGTGAGCGACGACGGCCGCGGCATGCCGGTGGATATTCACCCGGAGGAAGGCGTGTCCGGCGTCGAGCTGATCATGACCCGGCTGCACGCCGGCGGCAAGTTCAGCGGCAAGAACTACAACTTCTCCGGCGGCCTGCACGGCGTCGGCGTGTCGGTGGTCAACGCGCTGTCCGATCGGGTCGAGGTGACCATCCGCCGCGACGGCTCCGAATACCAGATGGTATTCGCCCACGGCGACAAGGTCAGCCCGCTGGAAGTGATCGGCACGGTGCCGAAGAAGCGCAGCGGCACCACGTTGCGCTTCTGGCCGGAGGCGAAGTATTTCGACTCGCCGAAAATTTCGCTGGGCAAGCTCAAGCACCTGCTGCGCGCCAAGGCGGTGCTGTGCGCCGGCCTCAACGTCAAGCTCACCGATGTCGCCAGCGGCGAAGTCGTCGAATGGCATTACGAGGATGGCCTGCGCGATTACCTGCGCGGCGAACTCGACGGCATCGAGGCGTTGCCGAACGAGCTGTTCGTGCACCGCATGGCGCGCGACGTGGAGGGCCTGGAGGTGGCGCTGGCCTGGTTGCCGGAAGGCGAACTGGTGCAGGAGAGCTACGTCAACCTGATCCCCACCGCTCAGGGCGGCACCCACGTCAACGGCCTGCGCTCGGGCCTCACCACCGCGGTCCGCGAGTTCTGCGACATCCGCAACCTGCTGCCGCGCGGCGTGAAACTGGCGCCGGAAGACGTGTGGGAGCGCCTCGCGTTCGTGCTGTCCGCGCGGTTGCAGGACCCGCAGTTCGCCGGCCAGACCAAGGAGCGGCTGTCCTCGCGGCAGACCGCCGGCATGGTCGAGAACGTCATCCACGATGCCTTCAGCCTGTGGCTCAACCAGAACGTGGAGATGGGCGAGCGCATCGCCCAGCTGGCGATCGAGCGCGCCAGCGCGCGCCTGAAGGCGGCCAAGCAGATCGTGCGCAAGAAGATCACCCAGGGCCCGCAACTGCCCGGCAAGCTGGCCGACTGCACCGCCACCGATCTCACCCGCACGGAACTGTTCCTGGTCGAGGGCGACTCCGCCGGCGGCAGCGCCAAGCAGGCGCGCGACAAGGAGTTCCAGGCGATCCTGCCGCTGCGCGGCAAGATCCTCAACACCTGGGAAGTCGAATCCACTTCGGTGCTGGCGTCGGAGGAAGTGCACAACCTGGCGGTGGCGATCGGTTGCGATCCGGGCAAGGACGACCTGTCCAGCCTGCGCTACGGCAAGGTGATCATCCTCGCCGACGCCGACTCCGACGGCCTGCACATCGCCACCCTGCTGTCGGCGCTGTTCCTGCGGCATTTCCCGCGGCTGGTCAGCGAGGGCCACGTGTTCGTGGCGATGCCGCCACTGTTCCGCGTCGACGTGGGCAAGCAGGTGTTTTATTGCCTGGACGAGAGCGAGAAGGAAGCGATGCTGCAGCGGATCGCGCGCGAGAAGATGAAGGGCGCGGTCAGCACCACCCGCTTCAAGGGCCTGGGCGAGATGAACCCGCCGCAGTTGCGCGAGTCGACGATCCACCCGGACACGCGTCGCCTGGTGCAGCTCACCGTCGGCGACGGCGACGGCACCGCCAAGCTGATGGACATGCTGCTGGCCAAGAAACGCGCCGGCGACCGCAAGTCCTGGCTGGAGGAAAAGGGCGACCTGGCGACGCTGGAGGTCTGAGCCGCCGCGGCTTTTTTTGCCGCCACGGCGGCGCTAAGGTGTCCGTTACTTCTCCAGGAACCACCGCCATGGCCTTGCTGCCGCCCATCAACCTCGAGCGCTGGATCGACGAACACCGTCACCTGCTGAAGCCGCCGGTGGGCAACAAGTGCATCGTCGACGGCGACTTCATCATCATGGTCGTGGGCGGGCCGAACGCGCGCACCGACTATCACTACGACGAAGGCCCCGAGTTTTTCTACCAGCTCGAGGGCGAAATCACGCTGAAAGTGCAGGTCGACGGCGCGGCACGCGACATCCCGCTGCGCGCCGGGGAGATCTTCTACCTGCCGCCACGCGTGCCGCACTCGCCGAACCGCGCCGCCGGCTCCATCGGGCTGGTGATCGAGCGCCGCCGCGTCGCGGGCGAAAAGGACGGCCTGATGTGGTTCTGCGAACGGTGCAACCACAAGCTGTACGAGGAATACTTCGTGCTCGACAGCATCGAGCGCGACTTCCCGCCGGTGTTCGAGCGCTTCTACGGCTCGCCCGAAGCGCGCACCTGCGACGCCTGCGGCCACCTCAACCCGGCGCCTGCGAAATACGCCTAGGAAACAATGGCCGGCATCGTCAGCCTACGGAGCCGATGAACGGCCCAGCCACTTGTGCGCCATCCGCCGCAGCGAAGCATCGAGGCTGGCATCAGCGGCCACATCCGCCACCGCTCGCCACGCCAGCGCGCGCGATTCGGGATTCACCGCGAAGCGATCTTCAGCCCCCGCACGCACCACGTAACGCACGTCGTAATGCCAGTGCTCCGGCTCATCGGCGCGCGCCGGAATGCGATGCCTGTCGATATCGAAGATGCCGCCTTCGACGCGCAGGCCGGCGACGCCGGTTTCCTCCTGCGCCTCGCGCAACGCCACGCGCGCCAGGTCGGCATCGCCATCGGCATGGCCGCCCGGTTGCAGCCAACGATCCAGCTTGCGGTGATGCATCAACAACACGCGTGCGCCGTCCGCACTCACCAGCCAGCTCGAACCGGTGAAATGGCCAGTCGCGTTGCTGCGCTCGAATGCATTCGCGTGCGTATGCAGGAATGTCTCGAACTGCGCGGCTATCGCCGCCTCCCCCTGCCATTGGTCACGGTAGCGCCGGATTGCGTCGATCATGATGATGGCTGGCTGTTGCATGGGCATCCGTTGGCGTGGGTTGAAACTCGTCGCGGCATGTTTCGCCGCAACATGAACGAAGCTTGTACATCATCTATCGCTGGGCTATGTTGGCCCGCCATTGCCTGCCCGTAACGCCGATCCGCCGCAGAGCGGAAGCGGGCAAAAATCACTTGAGGGGAGCTTGATGATAAAAGGTCTATTTGCCACTCACGCCATTGAGGCGATGCCTCATGTGGACGCCGGCGAACCCGTCGAAGGCAGCTCTGCCGGCGAGGTCACGCTGAAGCGGGCACTGACCGCACGCCACCTGGTGATGCTTGGCATCGGTGCGGTGATCGGCGCCGGCATCTTCGCCATCACCGGCACGGCGGCCGCACAATTCGCTGGCCCCGCCTTGATTCTCAGCTTCCTGATTGCCGCCGTCGCTTGTGGCCTGGCCGGCATGTGTTACGCGGAATTCGCCGCGATGCTGCCGGTGTCCGGCAGCGCCTACTCTTATTCCTACGCCACCCTGGGCGAAGTGGTCGCCTGGTTCGTCGGCTGGGCGCTGGTACTCGAATACCTGTTCGCCGCCTCGACCGTGGCGGTGGCCTGGTCGGGCTACTTCGGCGAAATGCTGCGCATGCTCAGTTCGATGACGGGGCTGAATTTCAACTTGCCGGCGGCACTCTCCTCGGCCCCGCTTACCTTCGCCACAGGAGGCCACAAGCTGGTGTTCACCGGCGCCCTGGTCAACCTGCCAGCCGTCCTGATCGTCGGTGCGATCAGCTGGCTTTGCTATCTCGGCATCACGCAGTCGGCGGCGGTCAACGCGATCATCGTGGCCATCAAGGTGAGTGTGATCCTGCTGTTCCTGGTGGTGATGTTCAACTACATCAACGCCGACCTGTGGCACCCGTTCATTCCGGCCAACGAAGGCGGCTCGAAGTTCGGCTGGAGCGGCATCTACCGCGGCGCCACCCTGGTGTTCTTTGCCTACATCGGATTCGACGCGGTCTCCACCGCAGCCGGTGAGGCCAGGAACCCGCAGCGCGACATGCCGATCGGCATTCTCGGCTCGCTGCTGATCTGCACCGTGCTGTATGTGGCGATGGCCGCGGTCATGACCGGCACGACGCCGTTCCGCATGCTCAATACGCCTGAGCCGGTCGCTACCGCGATCAACTATGTGCTCGGCACCGTCGCTGCCGGCAGCGCATCCAGCTATCTCCTGGGCGCGCTGAAGATCCTGGTGGTGTTCGCCGCCCTCGCGGGTTTGAGTTCGGTGGTGCTGGTGATGCTGATGGGCCAGCCGCGCATCTTCTATTCGATGTCGCGCGACGGCCTGCTGCCGCCGGCACTGGGGCGCGTGCATCCGAAACACCGCACGCCCTATATCGGCACCATCCTGGTGGGCGTGATCGCCTGCATCCTTGCCGGCCTGTTCCCGGTGGACGTGCTCGGCGACCTGGTCTCGATGGGCACCTTGCTGGCCTTCGCCACCGTCTGCATCGGCGTGCTGGTGCTGCGTCGCACGCGACCGGATCTGCCGCGCGCGTTCCGCGTGCCGCTGCCGTGGATCGTCTGCCCGCTGGGTGCTGCTGCCTGCCTGTTCCTGTTCTGGCAGGCTTTCAAGGAGCGCTGGCCGCTGATGCTTGGCTGGATCGCGATCGGCTTCCTGATCTACGTCTTCTACGGCTATCGCAACAGCAAGTTGCGCCAGAACGCCCACTGACAAGCCACCGGCAGCCGGCGCCCATAGCGCCGGCTGCCGCGCTTGTGATGCCCACCGGATAGAACCGGACGCCCCGCTTTCGAAGACGACTTCCCATGCTCAAGCAGTTGCTCGCACGCAAGACCGATTTCAACGAACCCGACGACACCCACGGCCCCACCCTGCGCCGCACCCTCGGACCGTGGGGGCTGACCGCATTGGGCATCGGGGCGGTGATCGGCGGCGGCATCTTCGTGATCACCGGACAGGCCGCGGCCGACCATGCCGGCCCGGCGGTGATCCTGTCCTTCATCCTGGCGGCGATCTGCAGCACGTTCACCGCGCTGTGCTACGCCGAGTTCGCCACGCTTATCCCGGTCTCCGGCAGCGCCTATTCCTACGCCTATGCGACGCTCGGCGAACTGATGGCATGGTTCATCGGCTG includes the following:
- a CDS encoding ribonuclease domain-containing protein produces the protein MRQLKPLILLAFIVLAVTLWNRHAGTPQIATGPAASADSSASPRAPDRPAGTDVPAFLPAEAHATLDRIARGGPFEHSQDGSVFGNYEGLLPQQPRGYYHEYTVETPGARNRGARRIITGGTPPVAWYYTDDHYRSFRRFEVDR
- a CDS encoding barstar family protein → MSPHGFDLDLTKPTQSGVYFVGVNDLDRLARAAARDELCVCRTDLAGCHDKGELLRRLAVSLQLPATFGHNWDALADCLRDLGWMPAWGYVLLFEHADELRQSAAADYDILLGILDDAATFGSDHDMPWFAFLALPDSAFDDHHPSA
- a CDS encoding RNA-binding S4 domain-containing protein, with product MQTIDFELEGDYVELNLLLKLVGLCDSGGAGKAIVASGAVRVDGAMELRKTCKIHAGQVVGIDDVEIRVLADPHS
- a CDS encoding arylamine N-acetyltransferase; this encodes MHGSIDLDAYLRRIGWHGGVAADEATLRGLAVAHVAAIPFENLNPLLGLPVELDTPALERKLVHDGRGGYCFEQNLLFAAVLRAIGFEVSGLIARVLWQHPEDAVTAQTHMLLRVELDGGSWLTDVGFGGQVLTGALRLQADVEQPTGHEPFRLVVRDGDWRMQSLVRGQWLSLYRFDLRPSQLVDYVVANHYVSTHPASRFPSNLIAARTTADRRMSLLNHEYTVRRLGREPERHSLRDSAAIRRVLEDEFLLRLPVHADLDRRLDSLPG
- the msrA gene encoding peptide-methionine (S)-S-oxide reductase MsrA, translating into MIRRSPLHVIPLAALLMLAVSACQPVSAASGALPAPTVDAPKTTARGEQVAVLAGGCFWGIEAVFEHVKGVHQVIAGYSGGDAATAHYDEVSEGDTGHAESVQVHYDPAEVSYGTLLQVFFSVALDPTELNRQGPDVGSQYRSAIFYGNAEQKRIASSYIAQLTAAKSFPAPIVTQVVPLKAFYPAEAYHQNYFRLHPNNPYIVYNDAPKVARLKRLFPALYQPDRQVVEVQLH
- a CDS encoding ABC transporter ATP-binding protein, coding for MPPHHSTEPAESTELTRSFLGVFRYSGRALELVWSTSRPLTIALALLTLVAGLLPAGVAYVGAHIVDAVVNASRSWTASGHASLRPVFEWVALEGVLVAALAGAQRGLSMCQSLLRAQLGQRVNVMILEKALTLQLAHFEDSEFYDKLTRARREASSRPLSLVTRTFGLGQNAISLLSYGSLLFQFSPWAVLLLLLAGLPSFFAETKFSGDAFRLFRWRSPETRMQLYLETVLAREDHAKEVKLFGLGPLLLGRYRDIFDKLYSDDRDLTVRRESWGFGLGLLGTLTLYGAYAWIAASTVVARITLGQMTMYLMLFRQGQSAVSAMLSAIGGMYEDNLYLSTLYEYLETPVPPSLGVAQRGAKPDDGIRFEHVGFTYPGAGEPTLHDINLHIRPGESLALVGQNGSGKTTLIKLLTRLYAPDSGRILLDGTDLRDWDESTLLQRIGVIFQDFARYQMRVGENVGAGDVSHFEDEARWREASDKGMASDFIDSLPAGFETQLGKWFRDGRELSGGQWQKIALARAFMRSRADILVLDEPTAAMDAAAEATIFEHFRELAGNRIAILISHRFSTVRMADQIIVIQDGRTVEHGSHEQLMALGGHYAHLFSLQAQGYR
- the parE gene encoding DNA topoisomerase IV subunit B; this translates as MSSRYNAADIEVLSGLDPVKRRPGMYTDTTRPNHLVQEVVDNSVDEALAGHAKTIEVVLHDDGSVEVSDDGRGMPVDIHPEEGVSGVELIMTRLHAGGKFSGKNYNFSGGLHGVGVSVVNALSDRVEVTIRRDGSEYQMVFAHGDKVSPLEVIGTVPKKRSGTTLRFWPEAKYFDSPKISLGKLKHLLRAKAVLCAGLNVKLTDVASGEVVEWHYEDGLRDYLRGELDGIEALPNELFVHRMARDVEGLEVALAWLPEGELVQESYVNLIPTAQGGTHVNGLRSGLTTAVREFCDIRNLLPRGVKLAPEDVWERLAFVLSARLQDPQFAGQTKERLSSRQTAGMVENVIHDAFSLWLNQNVEMGERIAQLAIERASARLKAAKQIVRKKITQGPQLPGKLADCTATDLTRTELFLVEGDSAGGSAKQARDKEFQAILPLRGKILNTWEVESTSVLASEEVHNLAVAIGCDPGKDDLSSLRYGKVIILADADSDGLHIATLLSALFLRHFPRLVSEGHVFVAMPPLFRVDVGKQVFYCLDESEKEAMLQRIAREKMKGAVSTTRFKGLGEMNPPQLRESTIHPDTRRLVQLTVGDGDGTAKLMDMLLAKKRAGDRKSWLEEKGDLATLEV
- a CDS encoding 3-hydroxyanthranilate 3,4-dioxygenase; protein product: MALLPPINLERWIDEHRHLLKPPVGNKCIVDGDFIIMVVGGPNARTDYHYDEGPEFFYQLEGEITLKVQVDGAARDIPLRAGEIFYLPPRVPHSPNRAAGSIGLVIERRRVAGEKDGLMWFCERCNHKLYEEYFVLDSIERDFPPVFERFYGSPEARTCDACGHLNPAPAKYA
- a CDS encoding NUDIX hydrolase translates to MQQPAIIMIDAIRRYRDQWQGEAAIAAQFETFLHTHANAFERSNATGHFTGSSWLVSADGARVLLMHHRKLDRWLQPGGHADGDADLARVALREAQEETGVAGLRVEGGIFDIDRHRIPARADEPEHWHYDVRYVVRAGAEDRFAVNPESRALAWRAVADVAADASLDASLRRMAHKWLGRSSAP
- a CDS encoding amino acid permease, with product MIKGLFATHAIEAMPHVDAGEPVEGSSAGEVTLKRALTARHLVMLGIGAVIGAGIFAITGTAAAQFAGPALILSFLIAAVACGLAGMCYAEFAAMLPVSGSAYSYSYATLGEVVAWFVGWALVLEYLFAASTVAVAWSGYFGEMLRMLSSMTGLNFNLPAALSSAPLTFATGGHKLVFTGALVNLPAVLIVGAISWLCYLGITQSAAVNAIIVAIKVSVILLFLVVMFNYINADLWHPFIPANEGGSKFGWSGIYRGATLVFFAYIGFDAVSTAAGEARNPQRDMPIGILGSLLICTVLYVAMAAVMTGTTPFRMLNTPEPVATAINYVLGTVAAGSASSYLLGALKILVVFAALAGLSSVVLVMLMGQPRIFYSMSRDGLLPPALGRVHPKHRTPYIGTILVGVIACILAGLFPVDVLGDLVSMGTLLAFATVCIGVLVLRRTRPDLPRAFRVPLPWIVCPLGAAACLFLFWQAFKERWPLMLGWIAIGFLIYVFYGYRNSKLRQNAH